In the genome of Anaerolineae bacterium, one region contains:
- a CDS encoding GntR family transcriptional regulator, with the protein MAGSRRHNSLTDQVVADLLELIRAEHYQPGQRLPPVDRLVEQMEVGRSTVREALRLLQARGVVEIAHGRGIFVSDPRVTRVTGALYGFTDILRQRGLIGRSQVLDAQIMPADRETARALQVRRNAPVNLLKRLRFVGDVPIGLETSLTVHARFPDLLQLDWTPETSLYALLQSRYGVIPTTATQRVSATLIGEEESRLLNVAPNSPALLVKTIAYDQEGKPFECGYSRYCGERYDYYVHLKRE; encoded by the coding sequence ATGGCTGGCTCACGACGCCATAACAGCCTGACCGATCAGGTCGTGGCTGATCTGCTGGAATTAATCCGGGCCGAACACTACCAGCCCGGTCAACGATTGCCGCCGGTAGACAGGCTGGTGGAACAGATGGAAGTGGGCCGCAGTACCGTCCGCGAAGCTTTGCGACTCCTGCAGGCGCGGGGAGTCGTGGAGATCGCGCATGGCCGCGGGATATTCGTCTCCGATCCGCGTGTCACGCGGGTCACCGGTGCCCTGTACGGATTCACCGATATTCTGCGCCAGCGTGGTCTTATAGGCCGTTCCCAGGTCCTTGATGCCCAAATCATGCCCGCTGATCGCGAAACCGCCAGAGCTTTGCAGGTGCGACGGAACGCCCCGGTTAACCTGCTCAAGCGTCTGCGCTTTGTAGGAGATGTACCGATCGGCCTGGAAACCTCCCTGACTGTGCATGCCCGCTTCCCTGATCTGCTGCAACTGGACTGGACTCCGGAGACTTCTCTGTACGCGCTGCTGCAATCTCGCTATGGCGTGATTCCGACCACCGCCACCCAGCGCGTCAGCGCCACCCTGATCGGCGAAGAAGAAAGCCGGTTGCTGAACGTTGCACCCAACAGCCCCGCCCTGCTGGTCAAAACCATCGCCTACGATCAAGAGGGCAAGCCTTTTGAGTGCGGTTATTCACGGTATTGCGGGGAGCGCTACGATTACTACGTGCATCTGAAGAGAGAATAA
- a CDS encoding ATPase, whose translation MADELVLAVDGGQSRTLALIATLDGRVLGAGLGGPANHVHEPGGMARMTRALQEAISGAFQQAGLAADRVSSAWFGMTGGAEVVPGIVREFLVCDRLRADDDTVTALAGASLARPGVVVIAGTGAVAYGQTADGRRARSGGWGYLMGDEGSAYDLGIQALRAATQAADGRGAPTMLMDAVPGYFGAGDLHALHTLIYSGAVSRPQIAALARVVSQAAADGDGVARMLLAEAGQALARAALAVLARLEMLESGMAVYPTGGVFQAGPLLLEPFAASLRDASPCSSVRQAAFAPVVGALLLALQQAGVSISGTTIEAIRASLPAAARSKSDTE comes from the coding sequence ATGGCGGACGAACTGGTGCTCGCTGTCGATGGCGGCCAATCCCGAACGCTGGCGCTCATTGCCACGCTCGATGGGCGAGTTCTGGGCGCCGGACTGGGCGGCCCGGCCAACCATGTCCACGAGCCGGGGGGCATGGCCCGCATGACTCGCGCCCTGCAGGAAGCGATCAGCGGAGCCTTCCAGCAGGCCGGGCTGGCGGCCGATCGGGTCAGCAGCGCCTGGTTCGGGATGACCGGCGGTGCTGAAGTCGTTCCCGGAATCGTGCGGGAATTCCTTGTCTGCGACCGACTCCGTGCCGACGACGATACGGTCACTGCACTGGCCGGCGCCAGCCTCGCCCGGCCCGGTGTTGTCGTGATCGCCGGAACCGGCGCAGTCGCTTACGGGCAAACTGCAGACGGCCGGCGGGCTAGAAGCGGCGGCTGGGGGTACCTGATGGGCGACGAAGGCAGCGCCTACGACCTCGGAATCCAGGCCCTGCGGGCTGCTACCCAGGCCGCCGATGGGCGGGGCGCGCCCACCATGCTGATGGACGCTGTTCCGGGGTACTTTGGCGCTGGCGACCTGCACGCACTCCACACGTTGATCTACAGCGGCGCCGTCAGCCGTCCGCAGATCGCCGCCCTGGCCAGGGTTGTGTCACAGGCGGCTGCCGATGGTGATGGCGTCGCCAGGATGCTGCTGGCTGAAGCCGGGCAGGCCCTTGCCCGCGCAGCCCTGGCGGTGCTGGCCCGGTTGGAGATGCTTGAGAGTGGGATGGCGGTCTACCCGACCGGCGGGGTCTTCCAGGCTGGCCCGTTGCTTCTGGAACCCTTTGCGGCGTCCCTGCGTGATGCGTCACCGTGTTCCAGCGTCCGGCAGGCGGCTTTCGCGCCAGTGGTCGGAGCGTTGCTGCTGGCGCTTCAGCAGGCCGGTGTCAGCATCAGCGGGACAACCATTGAGGCGATCCGGGCCAGCCTGCCCGCTGCTGCGCGTTCAAAGAGCGATACGGAGTAG